A single region of the Nicotiana sylvestris chromosome 6, ASM39365v2, whole genome shotgun sequence genome encodes:
- the LOC104248352 gene encoding auxin efflux carrier component 6 codes for MIGANDFYKVMCAMVPLYFAMLVAYGSVKWWKIFSPEQCSGINRFVAVFAVPVLSFHFISQNNPYQMDTKFILADTLSKIIVLVMLSFWAICKGQLDWLITLFSVSTLPNTLVMGIPLLNAMYGDFTQNLMVQLVVLQCIIWYTLLLFLFEYRAATILIKNQYPGNAAAAITKFEIDNDVISLDGRSPLCTESEVDGKGRIRVRIRRSTSSMPESGFSSSIGITPRASNLSNAEILSVHTPTPLHEFRNGDIPFGHGDLRVGIRAASPRLSSYASSDAYSLQPTPRASNFNELETTTVTTTGNTPMWVMSPVAGKVFRQPSPSAKMAWESPGKCLHGDRQGYIDVGEKEISFRDISNFPIQGGAADSASTNIIKQEMPNAFVMLRLIIVMVGRKLSRNPNTYSSILGLLWSLISFKWNVGMPSLVKYSIKIISDAGLGMAMFSLGLFMALQPRIIACGTKMAAIGMAIKFIGGPLVMSAASVVVGLRGVQLHTAIVQAALPQGIVPFVFAREYGLHPDILSTGVIFGMLVSLPVTLLYYILLGL; via the exons atgaTAGGTGCAAATGATTTTTACAAAGTAATGTGTGCAATGGTGCCTTTATACTTTGCTATGCTGGTGGCATATGGATCAGTGAAATGGTGGAAGATATTCTCGCCGGAGCAATGCTCCGGCATCAACCGTTTTGTCGCCGTATTCGCCGTGCCAGTGCTGTCGTTCCACTTCATTTCTCAGAACAATCCTTACCAAATGGACACAAAGTTCATATTGGCTGACACTTTGTCAAAGATTATTGTTCTTGTGATGCTGTCATTTTGGGCCATTTGTAAAGGGCAGTTGGATTGGCTCATCACCCTCTTCTCTGTCTCAACTTTGCCCAACACTTTGGTCATGGGCATTCCGCTGCTTAATGCCATGTATGGAGATTTCACTCAAAATCTCATGGTTCAGCTTGTTGTCCTTCAATGCATTATCTG GTATACTTTACTATTATTCCTGTTTGAATATAGAGCGGCCACTATATTAATTAAGAATCAATATCCTGGCAATGCTGCTGCGGCCATAACCAAGTTCGAGATTGACAATGATGTTATCTCACTGGACGGCCGAAGCCCACTTTGTACGGAGTCGGAAGTCGACGGTAAAGGCCGTATCCGCGTCCGTATCCGGCGATCAACTTCATCAATGCCGGAGTCTGGGTTTTCATCCTCCATAGGAATCACACCAAGGGCATCTAATCTCTCCAATGCTGAAATCTTGTCTGTTCACACGCCAACACCTTTACATGAATTCCGGAATGGAGATATCCCATTTGGACATGGAGATTTAAGAGTCGG GATTCGTGCAGCAAGTCCTCGACTGTCCAGCTACGCATCATCGGACGCGTACTCGCTGCAGCCGACGCCCAGGGCATCCAATTTCAATGAATTGGAGACGACCACTGTGACAACAACCGGGAATACGCCAATGTGGGTAATGTCTCCGGTGGCGGGGAAGGTGTTCCGGCAGCCATCTCCGTCTGCTAAAATGGCGTGGGAATCGCCAGGGAAGTGTCTACATGGAGACAGACAAGGATACATAGATGTTGGAG AAAAGGAAATTAGCTTCAGAGATATCTCAAATTTTCCAATACAAGGAGGAGCTGCAGATTCAGCAAGTACCAATATTATTAAACAAGAAATGCCAAATGCTTTTGTGATGCTAAGGCTCATTATAGTTATGGTTGGGAGAAAACTTTCACGTAATCCAAATACTTACTCCAGTATATTAGGACTTCTCTGGTCTCTCATTTCTTTCAA ATGGAATGTGGGGATGCCCAGTTTGGTGAAATATTCCATTAAAATAATTTCAGATGCAGGTCTTGGGATGGCCATGTTCAGTTTAG GGTTGTTCATGGCACTTCAACCTCGAATAATTGCGTGTGGCACGAAGATGGCAGCCATAGGAATGGCCATCAAATTTATAGGTGGACCTCTAGTAATGTCAGCTGCTTCTGTTGTTGTTGGGCTTAGAGGAGTTCAACTTCACACTGCAATTGTACAG GCAGCTCTTCCCCAAGGAATTGTTCCATTTGTCTTCGCAAGAGAATATGGATTGCATCCCGACATACTAAGTACTGG GGTTATATTTGGGATGCTGGTTTCATTACCAGTAACCCTCCTTTATTATATACTTTTAGGGCTATGA